In the Gymnogyps californianus isolate 813 chromosome 3, ASM1813914v2, whole genome shotgun sequence genome, one interval contains:
- the ADI1 gene encoding acireductone dioxygenase isoform X1 has translation MVEAWYMDESEEDQRAPHRLRPNRAVSLEQLRRLGVAYRKLDADNYETDPCLKEIRRAENYSWMDIITIHKDKLPNYEEKIKTFYEEHLHLDDEIRYILDGSGYFDVRDKDDKWIRISMEKGDMITLPAGIYHRFTLDENNYVKAMRLFVGEPVWTAYNRPADDFPARKQYMKFLAEEAQ, from the exons ATGGTGGAGGCCTGGTACATGGACGAGTCCGAGGAGGACCAGCGGGCGCCCCACCGCCTGCGGCCCAACCGCGCCGtcagcctggagcagctccGCCGCCTCGGCGTCGCCTACCGCAAA CTGGATGCTGATAACTATGAGACCGATCCGTGTCTGAAAGAGATTCGGAGagcagaaaattattcttgGATGGATATAATAACCATACATAAAGACAAGCTTCCAAATTATGAGGAAAAG ataaaaacattttatgaagaaCATTTGCACCTAGATGATGAGATTCGCTACATCTTAGATGGATCTGGCTATTTTGATGTTCGAGACAAGGATGACAAATGGATCCGGATTTCCATGGAAAAAGGAGACATGATAACCCTCCCTGCCGGCATATATCACCGATTTACACTGGATGAGAAT AATTATGTGAAGGCAATGAGGCTATTCGTTGGCGAACCCGTCTGGACAGCATATAACAGGCCGGCTGATGATTTTCCTGCTCGGAAACAGTATATGAAGTTTTTGGCTGAAGAAGCACAGTAA
- the ADI1 gene encoding acireductone dioxygenase isoform X2 produces the protein MDESEEDQRAPHRLRPNRAVSLEQLRRLGVAYRKLDADNYETDPCLKEIRRAENYSWMDIITIHKDKLPNYEEKIKTFYEEHLHLDDEIRYILDGSGYFDVRDKDDKWIRISMEKGDMITLPAGIYHRFTLDENGEVLSLPDARHWW, from the exons ATGGACGAGTCCGAGGAGGACCAGCGGGCGCCCCACCGCCTGCGGCCCAACCGCGCCGtcagcctggagcagctccGCCGCCTCGGCGTCGCCTACCGCAAA CTGGATGCTGATAACTATGAGACCGATCCGTGTCTGAAAGAGATTCGGAGagcagaaaattattcttgGATGGATATAATAACCATACATAAAGACAAGCTTCCAAATTATGAGGAAAAG ataaaaacattttatgaagaaCATTTGCACCTAGATGATGAGATTCGCTACATCTTAGATGGATCTGGCTATTTTGATGTTCGAGACAAGGATGACAAATGGATCCGGATTTCCATGGAAAAAGGAGACATGATAACCCTCCCTGCCGGCATATATCACCGATTTACACTGGATGAGAAT GGAGAAGTACTGTCTTTGCCTGACGCGAGGCACTGGTGGTGA